One genomic segment of Dehalogenimonas alkenigignens includes these proteins:
- a CDS encoding type IV pilus twitching motility protein PilT codes for MMDIFDLITQAKDRGGSDLHMVVDSPPLVRVRGSLEPLDGAALTPQDNIAALSQLAEPRDLETFQRELELDFGFTMPGVGRLRCNAAQQRGAVSLAIRLLPPDIPTIDELELPQICKELVMRPRGLVVVTGPTGSGKSTTLGAMIQHLNHNAAKHVVTIEDPIEYVHPSIRCAVTQRQLGTDTRSFSQALKHVLRQNPDVIMVGEMRDLETAAAVLTVAETGHLVLTTSHAPSTHQALERIIDLFPPHERHLAYTRLASLLMGVLCQTLVPRAATNGRIAAVEIMLANTAVRNLIREEKLYQVPNVVRTSRDEGMLTLDESLVDLYKHEKITRETVYDYCADTEEIERLLGARPRAAAKRKAGGGGGMYACFLS; via the coding sequence ATGATGGATATCTTTGACCTCATCACCCAGGCTAAAGACCGCGGCGGGTCTGACCTCCACATGGTGGTGGATTCGCCGCCCTTGGTGCGCGTCCGCGGCTCTTTAGAGCCCCTGGACGGCGCCGCGCTGACCCCGCAGGACAACATCGCCGCCCTGTCGCAGTTGGCGGAACCGCGTGACCTGGAGACTTTCCAGCGTGAGCTGGAGCTTGATTTCGGCTTCACCATGCCCGGCGTCGGCCGCCTGCGCTGCAACGCCGCCCAGCAGCGGGGCGCGGTATCCTTGGCCATCCGCCTGCTGCCGCCGGACATTCCCACCATAGATGAGCTTGAGCTGCCTCAGATCTGCAAGGAACTGGTGATGCGCCCCCGTGGTCTGGTAGTCGTTACCGGCCCCACCGGCTCCGGCAAGTCCACCACCCTGGGCGCCATGATCCAGCACCTCAACCACAACGCCGCCAAGCACGTCGTCACCATCGAGGATCCCATCGAATACGTCCACCCCTCCATCCGCTGCGCCGTCACCCAGCGCCAGCTCGGCACCGATACCCGTTCCTTTTCCCAGGCCTTGAAGCACGTCCTGCGCCAGAACCCGGATGTTATCATGGTCGGCGAGATGCGTGACCTTGAGACCGCCGCCGCCGTGCTGACCGTGGCCGAGACCGGCCACCTGGTGCTGACCACCTCCCACGCTCCCTCCACCCATCAGGCGCTGGAGCGCATCATTGACCTCTTCCCGCCGCATGAGCGTCACCTGGCCTATACCCGCCTCGCTTCGCTCCTAATGGGCGTGCTGTGCCAGACTCTGGTGCCCCGCGCCGCCACCAACGGCCGCATCGCCGCCGTGGAGATCATGCTGGCCAACACCGCCGTCCGCAACCTCATCCGTGAGGAAAAGCTCTACCAGGTGCCCAATGTGGTGCGCACCAGCCGGGATGAGGGTATGCTGACGCTGGATGAGTCGCTGGTGGACCTTTACAAGCATGAGAAGATCACCCGTGAGACGGTCTATGACTACTGCGCGGATACCGAGGAGATTGAGCGCCTGTTGGGCGCCCGGCCGAGGGCTGCGGCTAAGCGGAAGGCTGGCGGCGGTGGTGGGATGTACGCCTGTTTTCTAAGTTAG
- a CDS encoding DUF190 domain-containing protein has protein sequence MRKIEGEQVLMRVFIGESDTHSGRPLYLTLLELFKSRGLAGATVLRGIGGFGARSHIHTTHLLRLSQDLPVVIEVVDSQEHLDGVLPEVEKLMGDGLITMEKVRVIRYGASS, from the coding sequence ATGCGCAAGATAGAGGGCGAACAGGTCCTGATGCGGGTGTTCATCGGCGAGTCTGATACCCACAGCGGCCGGCCGCTGTACCTGACGCTGCTGGAGTTGTTCAAGAGCCGCGGCCTGGCCGGGGCGACGGTGCTCCGCGGTATCGGCGGGTTTGGAGCTCGCAGCCACATCCACACCACCCACCTGCTGAGGCTGTCCCAGGACCTGCCGGTGGTCATCGAGGTGGTGGATTCTCAGGAGCACCTGGACGGGGTGCTGCCGGAGGTCGAGAAGCTGATGGGCGACGGGCTGATCACGATGGAAAAGGTCAGGGTTATCCGCTACGGCGCCAGCAGTTGA
- a CDS encoding IS3 family transposase (programmed frameshift), giving the protein MPRKSFTPEQIINKLREAEVLISQGTTLSVMLKKIGVSDCTYYRWRQEFGGMRIEQAKRLKELEQENARLKRLVADLSLDKAILAEAAPGKLLSPSRRRKVIIRISDALHISQRRACMVLGQTRSTQRRSHNSSAEEESLTDDIISLATKFGRYGYRRITAMLKSEGWMVNHKRVERIWRQEGLKVPQKQPRRKRLWLNDNSCIRLRPEHKDHVWSYDFVKRRTENGKAFRILTIIDEFTRECPALLVARSIPSHDVIDQLFQLFVLRGIPEYIRSDNGTEFTARQIRKWLARIGVKTLFIEPGSPWENGYIESFNGKLSDELLDREIFSTLTEAKVLIEQWRRDYNQIRPHSSLGYRPPAPEAKIAAITT; this is encoded by the exons ATGCCCAGGAAATCTTTCACGCCAGAGCAGATCATCAACAAGCTCCGAGAGGCTGAGGTCCTTATCAGCCAAGGTACTACCCTCTCCGTAATGCTCAAGAAGATCGGAGTCAGCGACTGCACCTATTATCGCTGGCGCCAGGAGTTCGGTGGCATGCGCATCGAGCAGGCAAAACGACTTAAGGAACTCGAACAAGAGAACGCACGCCTGAAGCGCCTGGTGGCTGATCTATCTCTCGATAAGGCCATCCTGGCCGAAGCCGCCC CGGGGAAACTCCTAAGCCCGTCCAGGAGAAGGAAGGTGATTATCCGAATATCGGATGCACTTCATATCTCCCAGAGGCGGGCATGTATGGTATTAGGTCAGACGAGATCTACTCAACGGCGGAGTCACAACTCAAGTGCCGAAGAGGAGAGTCTGACGGACGATATCATTTCCCTGGCCACCAAGTTTGGCCGGTATGGCTACCGGCGTATTACGGCTATGCTCAAATCGGAAGGCTGGATGGTAAATCACAAGAGGGTGGAAAGAATATGGCGGCAGGAAGGTTTAAAGGTGCCCCAGAAGCAACCAAGGCGTAAAAGACTATGGCTTAACGACAACTCGTGCATCCGTTTGAGGCCGGAACACAAGGACCACGTTTGGAGCTACGACTTTGTTAAACGTAGGACAGAGAACGGCAAGGCTTTCAGGATACTGACCATTATCGATGAGTTCACTAGGGAGTGCCCGGCGCTGCTGGTGGCCCGCAGTATCCCTTCTCATGATGTCATAGACCAGCTTTTCCAACTCTTTGTGCTCCGGGGAATACCTGAGTACATCCGCTCCGACAATGGAACCGAATTCACCGCCAGGCAGATACGCAAATGGCTGGCCAGGATTGGAGTTAAAACGCTATTCATCGAGCCAGGGAGCCCATGGGAAAACGGCTACATTGAGTCCTTCAATGGCAAGCTCAGTGATGAACTCCTGGACCGGGAAATATTCAGTACGTTAACTGAGGCGAAGGTATTGATTGAGCAGTGGAGGAGGGACTACAATCAGATCCGGCCCCACAGCTCACTCGGCTACCGTCCACCGGCGCCAGAGGCCAAGATAGCTGCAATAACTACTTAA
- the pilM gene encoding pilus assembly protein PilM — MAKKLTTIYIEDNEIKLMVTAGKTVEKWASMMLDSGMVNEGVIMQEDAVAERIRSLASSHGVSGEVTAAISGLNSIFRLVNLPEVPKNILDDAIMAEGARVIPVPMDQVYLSRQELQTKAPHEMRFFLAAHPKNATDALVRTIQKAGLKMKIMDIAPLALGRSVHVPRSVVVNTWLSSIDIIILVDRVPEVIRSFSIPMDVGSDAERLMSIAEEISRTVTFYNSSHSEAPFGADVPVLVAGELARNKDAWTVLGGDEGHPVEAMTSGFTMPEGFDMTQYMVNLGMAVRLAGDGEYGSMIDLNAMPAAYLPRGVNWFNILAPVAGVLLLGALYYGWTYVEDIKTETDTIQPKIDALMIQIGQEQAKLTGLKQQTEEVTTLIPPIDKEALALRSAYENLREQREFASGAVRNAWIQKPLLTVTLESVVWSGDTLTIKGIASKSEAEVFLYATQLRNTLRFENVVVTEIIKELTVDTKVYVYKFTLTVY, encoded by the coding sequence ATGGCAAAGAAACTGACTACTATCTATATCGAAGATAACGAGATCAAGCTCATGGTCACCGCCGGTAAAACGGTGGAAAAATGGGCTTCCATGATGCTGGATTCCGGCATGGTCAACGAGGGCGTCATCATGCAGGAAGACGCCGTGGCGGAGCGCATCCGCTCCCTGGCCTCTTCCCACGGCGTCAGCGGCGAAGTCACCGCCGCCATCTCCGGCCTGAACTCCATCTTCCGTCTGGTCAACCTGCCGGAAGTCCCTAAGAACATCCTCGACGATGCTATTATGGCCGAAGGCGCCCGGGTCATCCCGGTGCCCATGGACCAGGTCTATCTCTCCCGCCAGGAGCTGCAGACCAAAGCCCCTCACGAGATGCGCTTCTTCCTGGCCGCCCATCCCAAGAACGCTACCGATGCCCTGGTGCGCACCATCCAGAAGGCCGGCCTCAAGATGAAGATTATGGATATCGCGCCGCTGGCCCTGGGCCGCAGCGTCCACGTCCCCCGGTCGGTGGTCGTCAACACCTGGCTGTCGTCCATTGACATCATCATCCTGGTTGACCGCGTGCCGGAGGTCATCCGCTCCTTCTCCATTCCCATGGACGTCGGCTCTGACGCTGAGCGGCTGATGTCCATCGCTGAGGAAATCTCCCGCACCGTCACCTTCTACAATTCCTCCCACTCGGAAGCCCCCTTCGGCGCCGATGTCCCCGTCCTGGTCGCCGGCGAACTCGCCCGCAATAAAGATGCCTGGACGGTGCTCGGCGGCGATGAAGGTCATCCGGTGGAAGCCATGACCAGTGGTTTCACCATGCCGGAAGGCTTTGACATGACCCAGTACATGGTCAACCTGGGCATGGCCGTTCGCCTGGCTGGCGACGGCGAATACGGTTCGATGATTGACCTTAACGCCATGCCCGCCGCCTACCTGCCGCGCGGCGTCAACTGGTTCAACATCCTGGCGCCGGTCGCCGGCGTTCTCCTCCTCGGCGCGCTCTATTACGGCTGGACCTATGTGGAAGACATCAAGACGGAAACTGACACCATCCAGCCCAAGATTGATGCCCTGATGATTCAAATCGGGCAGGAGCAAGCAAAACTCACCGGTCTTAAACAGCAGACTGAAGAGGTTACTACACTCATTCCACCAATTGATAAAGAGGCTTTAGCCTTACGATCTGCTTACGAAAACCTGAGGGAACAGCGCGAATTTGCTTCCGGCGCAGTGCGAAACGCGTGGATCCAGAAACCGTTACTTACGGTTACTCTTGAAAGTGTAGTATGGAGCGGCGACACGCTCACCATAAAAGGAATAGCTTCAAAATCTGAAGCCGAGGTCTTCCTCTACGCCACCCAGCTCCGCAACACCCTGCGTTTTGAGAATGTCGTCGTCACCGAAATTATCAAAGAACTCACTGTAGATACCAAGGTGTATGTCTATAAGTTCACCCTGACGGTTTACTGA